In one Pyxidicoccus xibeiensis genomic region, the following are encoded:
- a CDS encoding DUF3105 domain-containing protein: MLRPLVLVPSLAALLSLTACGSTDPEPQQGCERFEFPLSAQTEARHVATCDNTACGSGASPSENPPSSGVHCGSVARCAVYAEPVSRCLYIHNLEHGHAVFLYNCPDGCPDEVAKLEAAAATVKAGANGVRRALVAQDPNMPTRVAALLWRRSYAVDSADPEALRCLLQLQDVDAPERGLTCPGG, from the coding sequence ATGCTCCGCCCTCTCGTCCTCGTCCCCTCCCTGGCCGCCCTCCTCTCGCTCACCGCGTGTGGCTCCACCGACCCGGAGCCCCAGCAGGGTTGCGAACGCTTCGAGTTCCCGCTGTCGGCGCAGACGGAAGCGCGCCATGTCGCCACCTGTGACAACACGGCCTGTGGGTCCGGGGCGAGCCCGTCCGAGAACCCGCCGAGCTCCGGCGTGCACTGCGGCAGCGTGGCGCGCTGTGCCGTGTACGCCGAGCCCGTCTCACGCTGCCTGTACATCCACAACCTGGAGCACGGGCACGCGGTGTTCCTCTACAACTGCCCCGACGGCTGCCCGGACGAGGTGGCGAAGCTGGAAGCGGCGGCGGCCACCGTGAAGGCGGGGGCCAACGGGGTGCGCCGGGCGCTCGTCGCGCAGGACCCGAACATGCCCACGCGCGTGGCCGCGCTGCTGTGGCGCCGCTCGTACGCGGTGGACTCGGCGGACCCGGAGGCCCTGCGGTGCCTGCTCCAGCTCCAGGACGTCGATGCGCCCGAGCGCGGGCTGACGTGCCCTGGTGGCTGA
- a CDS encoding DHH family phosphoesterase, translating to MLLGHTRDPLWPAPEQALLDARRFLEEQKGRRVLVAPHTDVDGLTSGVLMLRALEAVGARPLARVPGKGEHAHSPAFQDRLRVGAWDSLVVLDMGSRAAPIVPDLPTLVVDHHLSDTFPPGARVLTANGHEPIANSSLLTYVLVSPLVVPGPLEWLAVMGTVADLGADAPMPFLKDALKRAGRKAVTESVALLNAARRSARFPVPVALEVLLRAGKASDISEGHVPGVDVLRDCRLEVQHEVARCAKTPPRFAGKVALLLISSEAQVHPLVAVRWAQRLPEHIVIVANAGYLPGRVNFAMRSRAPVDLIAWLKDLDLPPLEGEYANGHARATGGSLSQADFLRFIEAAGFRGLRTFDVERRGAFPG from the coding sequence ATGCTGCTGGGACACACCAGGGACCCGCTGTGGCCGGCGCCCGAGCAGGCGCTGCTCGATGCTCGCCGCTTCCTCGAGGAGCAGAAGGGCCGACGGGTCCTGGTCGCTCCGCACACCGACGTGGATGGCCTCACGTCCGGCGTGCTGATGCTGCGCGCACTGGAGGCCGTAGGCGCGCGGCCCCTGGCGAGGGTGCCCGGCAAGGGAGAGCATGCCCACTCGCCGGCCTTCCAGGACCGGCTGCGAGTCGGCGCCTGGGACTCGCTGGTGGTGCTCGACATGGGCAGCCGCGCGGCTCCCATCGTCCCGGACCTGCCGACGCTGGTGGTGGACCACCACCTCTCCGACACCTTCCCTCCCGGCGCGCGGGTGCTCACCGCGAACGGGCATGAGCCCATCGCCAACAGCAGCCTGCTGACGTACGTGCTGGTGTCGCCGCTGGTGGTGCCCGGGCCGCTGGAGTGGCTGGCGGTGATGGGGACGGTGGCGGACCTGGGCGCGGACGCCCCCATGCCGTTCCTCAAGGACGCGCTCAAGCGCGCGGGACGCAAGGCGGTGACGGAGTCGGTGGCGCTGCTGAACGCGGCGCGGCGCTCGGCGCGGTTCCCCGTCCCGGTGGCACTGGAGGTGCTGCTGCGCGCGGGCAAGGCCTCGGACATCTCGGAGGGGCACGTGCCCGGCGTGGACGTGCTGCGCGACTGCCGGCTGGAAGTTCAACACGAGGTGGCGCGGTGCGCGAAGACGCCTCCGCGCTTCGCGGGCAAGGTGGCGCTGCTGTTGATCAGCTCCGAGGCGCAGGTGCATCCGCTGGTCGCGGTGCGCTGGGCGCAGCGGCTGCCCGAGCACATCGTCATCGTCGCCAACGCGGGCTACCTGCCGGGCCGGGTGAACTTCGCGATGCGCAGCCGGGCGCCCGTGGACCTCATCGCCTGGCTGAAGGACCTGGACCTGCCGCCCCTGGAGGGCGAGTACGCGAACGGGCATGCGCGTGCCACGGGCGGAAGCCTGTCCCAGGCGGACTTCCTCCGCTTCATCGAGGCCGCGGGCTTCCGGGGGCTGCGGACCTTCGACGTGGAGCGACGCGGCGCGTTCCCCGGCTGA
- the uvsE gene encoding UV DNA damage repair endonuclease UvsE, with protein MKNLKGTMEGPSTYRLGYVANCLTLGVGASHTCRLAGATPERLEALTAQNLEELEQILLFNEAQRIEVFRIGSSLVPFASHPVNTLTWWKTFAKTFDHLARIVRRSGQRLSLHPSPAGASLSSRHPHVREAALRELRYGARVLDLLEAGPEARVVLHVGGAAPSREEALVAAHRFLDEMPDDLRNRITVEHDDKVWSAREVLPLAREHGVPMVGDNLHNAVLPSNPELSLKQLVREAAATWTALDLRPKFHLASQKKDGRAGAHSDFVDPADFRAMVAALELPADFMLEAKEKDRALFALRQLGEKPRRAKGQGAVAP; from the coding sequence ATGAAGAATCTCAAGGGCACCATGGAAGGCCCCTCGACCTATCGACTTGGCTATGTGGCCAACTGCCTGACGCTCGGCGTGGGCGCCAGCCACACGTGCCGCCTCGCCGGCGCCACCCCGGAGCGGCTGGAGGCGCTCACCGCGCAGAACCTGGAGGAGCTGGAGCAGATCCTCCTCTTCAACGAGGCCCAGCGCATCGAGGTCTTCCGCATCGGCTCGTCGCTGGTGCCCTTCGCGTCGCACCCGGTGAACACGCTCACCTGGTGGAAGACCTTCGCGAAGACGTTCGACCACCTGGCCCGCATCGTCCGTCGCTCGGGGCAGCGGCTGTCCCTGCACCCGTCGCCCGCGGGGGCCTCGCTGTCCTCGCGCCATCCACACGTGCGCGAGGCCGCGCTGAGGGAGCTGCGCTACGGCGCCCGCGTGCTGGACCTGCTGGAGGCGGGGCCCGAGGCGCGCGTGGTCCTCCACGTGGGAGGCGCCGCGCCGTCGCGCGAGGAGGCGCTCGTGGCCGCGCACCGCTTCCTGGACGAGATGCCGGACGACCTGCGCAACCGCATCACCGTGGAGCACGACGACAAGGTGTGGAGCGCGCGCGAGGTGCTGCCGCTGGCGCGTGAGCACGGCGTCCCCATGGTGGGCGACAACCTGCACAACGCCGTGCTGCCGTCGAACCCGGAGCTGTCGCTGAAGCAGCTGGTGCGCGAGGCCGCCGCCACGTGGACCGCGCTGGACCTGCGGCCCAAGTTCCACCTGGCCAGCCAGAAGAAGGACGGGCGGGCGGGGGCGCACTCCGACTTCGTGGACCCGGCGGACTTCCGCGCCATGGTGGCCGCGCTGGAGCTCCCCGCGGACTTCATGCTGGAGGCGAAGGAGAAGGACCGCGCGCTCTTCGCACTGCGTCAGCTCGGCGAGAAGCCCCGGCGGGCGAAGGGGCAGGGCGCCGTCGCACCGTAG